The Argentina anserina chromosome 3, drPotAnse1.1, whole genome shotgun sequence genome includes a region encoding these proteins:
- the LOC126786847 gene encoding uncharacterized protein LOC126786847, with protein sequence MTSLSGLGIGLSLVFGCLLLALVAELYYLLWWKKRITNREIEDENYTNQPKVLFSCFKKPNPLQTINNNNINSGENVRNPDANSGEPDLELGSSKDLLLKANYGEDSVESELMRLHNLAGPPRFLFTIKEEEKEDMESEDAKSRRGSRTRSLSDLILAVDNPFLTAPLPSPPLKSSPLNPLESYKHHGFNPLFESSTEAEMNRLRSSPPPKFKFLRDAEEKLLKRLMEEAEKRASRNSGPAQNQDFGVKAPSFSTLGTEERDGSFIRLIVGKNKESQRELHCGSLPQFPSSSSQVLPLASSPLGPCELNLH encoded by the coding sequence ATGACATCTTTGAGTGGATTAGGAATTGGCTTGAGCTTGGTGTTTGGGTGCCTCCTATTGGCTCTTGTGGCAGAGCTTTACTACTTGCTATGGTGGAAGAAGAGAATCACAAACAGAGAGATTGAAGATGAGAATTACACTAACCAGCCAAAGGTACTCTTCAGTTGCTTTAAGAAGCCCAACCCTCTGCAAaccataaacaacaacaacatcaattCTGGGGAGAATGTGAGGAACCCAGATGCAAATTCTGGTGAACCAGATTTGGAACTGGGTTCCAGCAAAGATTTGTTGTTGAAGGCCAATTATGGAGAAGACAGTGTGGAATCAGAGCTCATGAGACTGCACAATCTGGCTGGCCCACCAAGGTTTCTCTTCACAATAAAAGAGGAAGAGAAGGAGGATATGGAATCTGAAGATGCAAAATCTAGAAGAGGTTCCAGAACAAGGAGTTTGAGTGATCTGATCTTGGCTGTGGACAACCCTTTTCTCACTGCCCCTTTGCCTTCTCCACCATTAAAGTCTTCACCTTTGAACCCTCTAGAGTCTTACAAGCACCATGGATTCAACCCTCTATTTGAATCCTCAACAGAAGCTGAGATGAACAGGTTGAGATCTTCACCACCCCCAAAGTTCAAGTTTTTGAGGGATGCAGAGGAGAAGTTGCTGAAGAGATTGATGGAAGAAGCAGAGAAAAGGGCATCTAGAAATTCTGGGCCTGCTCAAAATCAAGATTTTGGTGTAAAAGCTCCATCTTTTTCGACATTGGGGACAGAAGAAAGAGATGGGTCTTTTATAAGACTCATTGTTGGTAAGAACAAGGAGAGTCAGAGAGAGCTTCATTGTGGTTCTCTGCCACAGTTTCCTTCAAGCTCTTCCCAGGTACTCCCACTGGCTTCTTCTCCTCTAGGTCCGTGTGAATTAAATCTCCATTAA
- the LOC126787421 gene encoding uncharacterized protein LOC126787421, whose product MDLIGLLPVGKCQFKWVIVCIDYHSKWIEAPPLTAITTEKVQDFLHRNIFYRHDTPVSIITDNGTQFNNDHLITWCKARGTTLKFASVAHPKTNGQVEDANKLIKGLLRKKLDDANGLWPEKLDEVLWAIRTMPTSHGRDPFLPNVRHRSSTSYRSNPANTTGFVIQPRDQFGEHAT is encoded by the coding sequence ATGGATCTGATAGGCTTGCTTCCCGTCGGGAAATGTCAATTTAAGTGGGTCATCGTGTGCATCGACTATCACTCCAAATGGATCGAAGCCCCACCCTTGACCGCAATAACAACTGAGAAAGTTCAAGATTTTCTACATCGCAACATCTTCTACCGCCACGATACGCCGGTGTCTATCATCACGGACAATGGCACACAGTTCAATAATGACCACCTCATCACGTGGTGTAAAGCAAGGGGGACTACGCTCAAGTTCGCCTCCGTCGCGCACCCTAAGACTAATGGGCAAGTGGAAGATGCCAACAAATTAATCAAGGGCCTCCTTAGGAAGAAATTGGATGATGCAAATGGGCTTTGGCCCGAGAAGCTCGACGAGGTACTATGGGCAATCCGCACCATGCCAACAAGCCACGGGCGAGACCCATTTCTGCCTAATGTACGGCACAGAAGCAGTACTTCCTATCGAAGTAATCCAGCCAACACAACGGGTTTCGTTATTCAACCCCGAGACCAATTCGGAGAACATGCAACTTGA